From a single Miscanthus floridulus cultivar M001 chromosome 8, ASM1932011v1, whole genome shotgun sequence genomic region:
- the LOC136474227 gene encoding UDP-N-acetylglucosamine transporter UGNT1-like isoform X1, which translates to MAKGGGERGALLPVSADVGKGNGGGGGGDDAVLFKGSAMTRRGAAAALSYMACSVLLVMFNKAALSSYSFPCANVITLLQMVCSTCLLYVLRRLKIISFTNSDPSVPSDSIFFVPFRMLLRTTPLSLAYLLYMLASMESVRGVNVPMYTTLRRTTVVFTMTMEYFLAKQKHTPPIIGSVALIVFGAFVAGARDLSFDARGYAIVFVANITTAVYLATINRIGKSSGLNSFGLMWCNGLVCGPSVLFLTYIQGDLKRTMEFPYLYSPGFMAVLLFSCILAFLLNYTIFWNTILNSALTQTMCGNLKDFFTVGIGWVLFGGLPFDLLNVIGQGLGFLGSGLYAYCKIKGK; encoded by the exons ATGGCGAAGGGCGGCGGGGAGAGGGGCGCGCTGCTGCCGGTCTCGGCGGACGTTGGGAAGGGCAACGgcggagggggaggcggcgacgaCGCCGTGCTGTTCAAGGGCTCCGCCATGAcccgccgcggcgccgccgccgcgctctccTACATGGCATGCTCCG TGTTGCTAGTGATGTTTAACAAAGCAGCTCTGTCTTCGTATAGTTTCCCTTGTGCAAATGTCATCACGCTCCTTCAG ATGGTGTGCTCAACGTGCCTTCTTTATGTTCTGAGACGTTTAAAGATCATCTCCTTCACAAATAGTGATCCATCAGTGCCTTCTGATTCAATATTCTTTGTGCCATTTAGGATGTTGTTGCGCACCACACCTCTTTCCTTGGCTTATTTACTCTACATG CTAGCTTCGATGGAATCAGTCCGTGGAGTTAACGTCCCTATGTATACAACTCTACGGCGCACAACAGTCGTGTTTACAATGACAATGGAGTATTTCCTGGCAAAGCAGAAGCACACCCCACCTATAATAGGCAG TGTGGCTTTGATTGTATTTGGTGCATTTGTTGCTGGAGCTCGAGACTTGTCATTTGATGCTCGTGGGTATGCTATTGTCTTTGTGGCCAACATTACGACAGCTGTTTATCTTGCTACTATCAACCGTATAG GAAAATCTAGTGGCCTCAATAGCTTTGGCCTGATGTGGTGCAATG GACTTGTCTGTGGACCTTCAGTACTGTTCTTGACATATATTCAGGGTGACCTAAAGAGGACCATGGAATTTCCCTACCTTTATTCCCCTGGGTTCATG GCTGTGCTGCTATTTTCGTGCATCTTAGCATTTCTACTGAACTACACTATCTTCTGGAACACAATCCTGAATTCTGCACTCACACAAACGATGTGTGGAAACTTGAAG GATTTCTTCACCGTTGGAATTGGTTGGGTGCTATTTGGTGGCCTTCCTTTTGATCTT CTTAATGTTATCGGTCAGGGATTAGGGTTTCTGGGCTCTGGATTGTATGCCTACTGCAAGATCAAAGGAAAGTAG
- the LOC136474227 gene encoding UDP-N-acetylglucosamine transporter UGNT1-like isoform X2, giving the protein MSSRSFRYWMCSGKICGVHGSCTFLDGMVCSTCLLYVLRRLKIISFTNSDPSVPSDSIFFVPFRMLLRTTPLSLAYLLYMLASMESVRGVNVPMYTTLRRTTVVFTMTMEYFLAKQKHTPPIIGSVALIVFGAFVAGARDLSFDARGYAIVFVANITTAVYLATINRIGKSSGLNSFGLMWCNGLVCGPSVLFLTYIQGDLKRTMEFPYLYSPGFMAVLLFSCILAFLLNYTIFWNTILNSALTQTMCGNLKDFFTVGIGWVLFGGLPFDLLNVIGQGLGFLGSGLYAYCKIKGK; this is encoded by the exons ATGTCATCACGCTCCTTCAGGTACTGGATGTGTTCTGGGAAAATCTGTGGCGTGCATGGTTCATGCACTTTTCTGGATGGA ATGGTGTGCTCAACGTGCCTTCTTTATGTTCTGAGACGTTTAAAGATCATCTCCTTCACAAATAGTGATCCATCAGTGCCTTCTGATTCAATATTCTTTGTGCCATTTAGGATGTTGTTGCGCACCACACCTCTTTCCTTGGCTTATTTACTCTACATG CTAGCTTCGATGGAATCAGTCCGTGGAGTTAACGTCCCTATGTATACAACTCTACGGCGCACAACAGTCGTGTTTACAATGACAATGGAGTATTTCCTGGCAAAGCAGAAGCACACCCCACCTATAATAGGCAG TGTGGCTTTGATTGTATTTGGTGCATTTGTTGCTGGAGCTCGAGACTTGTCATTTGATGCTCGTGGGTATGCTATTGTCTTTGTGGCCAACATTACGACAGCTGTTTATCTTGCTACTATCAACCGTATAG GAAAATCTAGTGGCCTCAATAGCTTTGGCCTGATGTGGTGCAATG GACTTGTCTGTGGACCTTCAGTACTGTTCTTGACATATATTCAGGGTGACCTAAAGAGGACCATGGAATTTCCCTACCTTTATTCCCCTGGGTTCATG GCTGTGCTGCTATTTTCGTGCATCTTAGCATTTCTACTGAACTACACTATCTTCTGGAACACAATCCTGAATTCTGCACTCACACAAACGATGTGTGGAAACTTGAAG GATTTCTTCACCGTTGGAATTGGTTGGGTGCTATTTGGTGGCCTTCCTTTTGATCTT CTTAATGTTATCGGTCAGGGATTAGGGTTTCTGGGCTCTGGATTGTATGCCTACTGCAAGATCAAAGGAAAGTAG